One genomic region from Streptomyces sp. NBC_01304 encodes:
- a CDS encoding glutathionylspermidine synthase family protein encodes MERHTVEPRPGWQRVVEEQGLIYPLTRHPDDSLRPYWDESAYYEFSLPEVEALEEVVEELHAMCLAAAGHIVAADRFADLGITDPRLITLIREAWRRRAELPSVYGRFDLRYDGRGGPAKMLEYNADTPTSLVEAASPQWFWMEECFPGADQWNSLHERLVEAWRGQAKLLPPGSPLYFAHSTGDELGEDLMTVAYLRETAEQAGLDTEAIAVEDIGWDGLTGRFVDERLRFIRSCFKLYPWEWLTTDRFGPQVLATLDNGGGTGSTLWIEPVWKMLLSNKALLAILWELYPGHPNLLPAYLDGPRELAMTTGYVAKPLLGREGAGVTVHEPGRSSEVREEPCCYQELAPLPAFDGNRVVLGAWVVEDEAAGLGIRESSGLITDEYARFLPHVIL; translated from the coding sequence ATGGAACGCCACACCGTCGAACCCCGCCCCGGCTGGCAGCGAGTGGTCGAGGAGCAGGGCCTGATCTACCCCCTGACCCGCCACCCCGACGACTCGCTGCGCCCCTACTGGGACGAGAGCGCCTACTACGAGTTCTCCCTCCCCGAGGTCGAGGCCCTGGAGGAGGTCGTCGAGGAACTGCACGCGATGTGCCTCGCCGCGGCCGGCCACATCGTCGCCGCCGACCGCTTCGCCGACCTCGGCATCACCGACCCGCGGCTGATCACCTTGATCCGCGAGGCCTGGCGCCGGCGTGCCGAACTCCCGTCCGTGTACGGCAGGTTCGACCTTCGCTACGACGGCAGGGGCGGCCCGGCGAAGATGCTCGAGTACAACGCCGATACGCCGACCTCCCTGGTGGAGGCCGCGAGCCCGCAGTGGTTCTGGATGGAGGAGTGCTTCCCGGGCGCCGACCAGTGGAACTCCCTGCACGAGCGCCTGGTCGAGGCCTGGCGGGGGCAGGCCAAGCTGCTGCCGCCGGGCAGCCCGCTCTACTTCGCGCACTCCACCGGCGACGAACTCGGCGAGGACCTCATGACGGTCGCCTATCTGCGCGAGACCGCCGAGCAGGCCGGTCTCGACACCGAGGCCATCGCCGTGGAGGACATCGGCTGGGACGGTCTGACGGGCCGCTTCGTCGACGAGCGGCTCCGGTTCATCCGCAGCTGCTTCAAGCTGTATCCCTGGGAATGGCTGACCACCGACCGCTTCGGCCCGCAGGTCCTCGCCACCCTCGACAACGGCGGCGGCACCGGCTCCACCCTGTGGATCGAGCCCGTCTGGAAGATGCTCCTCTCCAACAAGGCCCTCCTCGCCATCCTTTGGGAGCTCTATCCCGGCCACCCGAACCTGCTCCCGGCCTACCTCGACGGCCCCCGCGAACTCGCCATGACCACCGGCTACGTCGCCAAACCGCTGCTCGGCCGCGAGGGCGCGGGCGTGACCGTGCACGAGCCGGGCCGTTCCTCCGAGGTGCGCGAAGAGCCCTGCTGCTACCAGGAGTTGGCCCCGCTGCCCGCCTTCGACGGCAACCGTGTGGTGCTCGGCGCCTGGGTCGTCGAGGACGAGGCGGCGGGGCTCGGCATCCGTGAGTCGTCGGGCCTGATCACGGACGAGTACGCCCGCTTCCTGCCTCACGTGATCCTCTAG
- the rocD gene encoding ornithine--oxo-acid transaminase: MTSATSPAGQPSPTEGAIRSAEAHSAHNYHPLPVVVATAEGAWMTDVEGRRYLDMLAGYSALNFGHGNRRLIDAAKAQLERVTLTSRAFHHDRFADFCTELAELCGMEMVLPMNTGAEAVETAVKTARKWGYRVKGVPDGAAKIVVAADNFHGRTTTIVSFSTDAEARADFGPYTPGFEIVPYGDVDALRAAVDDNTVAVLMEPIQGEAGVLVPPPGYLGAVRELTRERNVLFIADEIQSGLGRTGRTFACEHEDVVPDMYVLGKALGGGVVPVSAVVSSSAVLGVYRPGEHGSTFGGNPLACAVALEVIAMLKTGEYQQRATELGEHLHHELGLLVADDSGPVRAVRGRGLWAGVDIDPAYGTGREISEKLMDRGVLVKDTHGSTIRIAPPLVISKEDLDWGLDQLRAVLTP, from the coding sequence ATGACGTCTGCAACATCTCCCGCCGGTCAGCCCTCGCCGACGGAAGGTGCGATTCGATCGGCGGAGGCGCACAGCGCGCACAACTACCACCCGCTGCCGGTCGTCGTCGCCACGGCCGAAGGTGCGTGGATGACGGATGTGGAGGGGCGGCGCTACCTCGACATGCTCGCCGGGTACTCGGCGCTCAACTTCGGCCACGGCAACCGGCGGTTGATCGACGCCGCCAAGGCGCAGCTGGAGCGGGTGACGCTGACCTCGCGGGCGTTCCACCACGACCGGTTCGCCGACTTCTGCACGGAGCTCGCCGAGCTGTGCGGCATGGAGATGGTGCTGCCGATGAACACCGGGGCGGAGGCGGTGGAGACGGCGGTCAAGACGGCCCGGAAGTGGGGGTACCGGGTCAAGGGAGTGCCGGACGGCGCGGCGAAGATCGTGGTCGCGGCGGACAACTTCCACGGCCGTACGACGACCATCGTGAGCTTCTCCACCGATGCCGAAGCGCGGGCGGACTTCGGGCCGTACACACCGGGGTTCGAGATCGTGCCGTACGGCGATGTGGACGCGCTGCGGGCGGCGGTGGACGACAACACGGTGGCCGTGCTGATGGAGCCGATCCAGGGCGAGGCCGGGGTGCTCGTGCCGCCGCCGGGGTATCTCGGCGCCGTGCGGGAGCTGACGCGCGAGCGGAATGTGCTGTTCATCGCGGACGAGATCCAGTCGGGGCTCGGGCGCACGGGCAGGACGTTCGCGTGCGAGCACGAGGACGTCGTGCCGGACATGTATGTGCTCGGCAAGGCGCTCGGCGGTGGGGTCGTGCCGGTGTCGGCGGTGGTCTCGTCGTCGGCGGTGCTCGGGGTGTACCGGCCCGGGGAGCACGGCTCGACCTTCGGTGGTAATCCCCTCGCGTGCGCCGTCGCGCTCGAGGTCATCGCGATGCTGAAGACCGGCGAATACCAGCAGCGGGCAACGGAGTTGGGTGAGCATCTGCACCATGAGCTGGGGCTGCTCGTCGCGGACGACTCGGGGCCGGTGCGCGCCGTGCGTGGGCGCGGGCTGTGGGCGGGCGTCGACATCGACCCGGCGTACGGCACCGGGCGGGAGATCTCCGAGAAGCTGATGGACCGCGGGGTGTTGGTGAAGGACACCCATGGCTCGACGATCCGGATCGCGCCGCCACTCGTGATCAGCAAGGAGGATCTGGACTGGGGGCTCGATCAGCTCCGGGCCGTCCTGACCCCCTGA